Proteins found in one Amycolatopsis aidingensis genomic segment:
- a CDS encoding YdeI/OmpD-associated family protein, translating to MSPAHTFTSIAEFEDWLETHHRSTDEIWVALPKIGTEVPSITRGQALDVALCFGWIDGKATSQTTPEGWWAQRFTPRGRRSKWSKINRVKVERLIREGRMRQAGLDQIELAKSDGRWAAAYDSPSRAQVPEELQVALAANPAAGAAFAELGAGARYQLLHSLQTVKKAETRARKIAGYVERLAAGQPPHPKEK from the coding sequence ATGAGTCCCGCTCACACGTTCACCTCGATCGCCGAGTTCGAGGACTGGCTGGAAACCCACCACCGGAGCACGGACGAGATCTGGGTGGCCCTGCCCAAGATCGGCACCGAGGTTCCGTCGATCACCAGGGGGCAGGCCCTTGACGTGGCGCTGTGCTTCGGCTGGATCGACGGCAAGGCCACCTCGCAGACCACCCCGGAAGGCTGGTGGGCGCAGCGGTTCACCCCGCGTGGCCGGCGCAGCAAGTGGTCGAAGATCAACCGGGTCAAGGTGGAACGGCTGATCCGCGAGGGCCGGATGCGCCAGGCCGGGCTGGACCAGATCGAGCTGGCCAAGTCCGACGGCAGGTGGGCGGCCGCGTACGACTCGCCGAGCAGGGCACAGGTCCCCGAGGAGCTGCAGGTGGCGCTGGCCGCGAACCCCGCGGCCGGCGCGGCCTTCGCCGAACTCGGCGCCGGAGCAAGGTACCAGCTGTTGCACAGCCTGCAGACCGTGAAGAAGGCGGAGACCAGGGCCCGCAAGATCGCCGGTTATGTCGAACGGCTCGCGGCCGGACAGCCGCCCCACCCCAAGGAGAAGTGA
- a CDS encoding aldehyde dehydrogenase family protein — protein sequence MKPRVYPAYIGGKDVTGDNGQFVHTVSTRAILENTFPSLRLKQDLDQGIIDLESAGDAVVGACAVADERMADLALESAAKAAPEWARRPLAERIEIGHRISQSLIEHGDPLVEILVAEGMPVSMAEGMIKGIPHTGWSRETLEFCAAQLEITRTDGARTRTVRRVPDGVVCINPPQNAATPNALAGITALLSGNTAVVRAPRGVALSCMYTMREVVAPVLEEAGAPPGTLNAFCGAPMLDQWLESPHVNDIVFYGGSKMGLEFERKCIAAGKKPILELAGNDCCVVWRDADLDLAVESLTAFFANSGQICNVPNQVIVHPAIAEELLAKLVVATQKIQPGYPDEPGVVLTPVLGADWFEGCLGEALAKGATLVHGGRRLEVDGTPSDTGFFIEPAIIRVDGLDGARSLSVVRDETFFPLLPVIVPTTDTGDEELFEQVLAFVNSNGYGLRNSVFVRDSAMIDRFLAGVVNGGTLMINDQHTGFLPFLPNQGGPGLTGGVFGEANYFMLRTSRLQGASIVRPAQ from the coding sequence GTGAAACCCAGGGTCTATCCCGCCTACATCGGTGGCAAGGACGTCACCGGCGACAATGGACAGTTCGTCCATACCGTCAGCACGCGGGCCATTCTCGAGAACACCTTTCCCAGCCTCCGGCTCAAGCAGGATCTGGACCAGGGAATCATCGACCTGGAATCGGCGGGGGATGCCGTCGTCGGCGCGTGTGCGGTGGCGGACGAGCGGATGGCGGACCTGGCGCTGGAGTCGGCGGCCAAGGCCGCCCCGGAGTGGGCGCGCCGCCCGCTGGCCGAGCGGATCGAGATCGGTCACCGCATCTCGCAGTCGCTGATCGAGCACGGGGACCCCCTGGTGGAGATCCTGGTGGCCGAGGGCATGCCGGTATCCATGGCCGAGGGCATGATCAAGGGCATCCCGCACACCGGGTGGAGCAGGGAGACCCTGGAGTTCTGCGCCGCGCAGCTGGAGATCACCCGGACCGACGGGGCGCGCACGCGGACCGTACGGCGGGTGCCGGACGGCGTGGTGTGCATCAACCCGCCGCAGAACGCGGCCACGCCGAACGCGCTGGCCGGTATCACCGCGCTGCTTTCCGGGAACACCGCGGTGGTCCGCGCGCCCCGCGGCGTCGCGCTCAGCTGCATGTACACCATGCGCGAGGTCGTCGCGCCGGTGCTGGAAGAAGCCGGCGCGCCGCCAGGAACGCTGAACGCCTTCTGCGGCGCACCGATGCTCGACCAGTGGCTGGAAAGCCCGCATGTGAACGACATCGTCTTCTACGGCGGCAGCAAGATGGGCCTGGAATTCGAGCGCAAGTGCATCGCCGCAGGGAAGAAGCCGATCCTTGAGCTGGCAGGCAACGACTGCTGCGTGGTGTGGCGGGACGCGGACCTGGACCTCGCGGTGGAGTCGCTGACCGCGTTCTTCGCCAACTCCGGCCAGATCTGCAACGTGCCGAACCAGGTGATCGTGCACCCGGCGATCGCCGAGGAACTGCTCGCCAAGCTGGTGGTGGCCACGCAGAAGATTCAGCCGGGGTATCCGGACGAGCCGGGAGTGGTGCTCACCCCGGTGCTCGGCGCCGACTGGTTCGAGGGCTGCCTCGGCGAGGCGCTGGCCAAGGGCGCGACCCTGGTGCACGGCGGCCGCCGCCTCGAGGTGGACGGCACGCCGTCGGACACCGGGTTCTTCATCGAGCCCGCGATCATCCGGGTGGACGGCCTTGACGGCGCACGCTCGCTGTCGGTGGTCCGGGACGAGACCTTCTTCCCCCTGCTGCCGGTCATCGTGCCGACGACCGATACCGGGGACGAGGAGCTGTTCGAGCAGGTGCTGGCCTTCGTCAACAGCAACGGCTACGGCCTGCGCAACTCGGTGTTCGTCCGGGACTCCGCGATGATCGACCGTTTTCTGGCCGGCGTGGTCAACGGTGGCACCTTGATGATCAACGACCAGCACACCGGCTTCCTCCCGTTCCTGCCCAACCAGGGCGGCCCCGGCCTCACCGGCGGCGTATTCGGCGAGGCGAACTACTTCATGTTGCGGACCTCGCGCCTGCAGGGCGCCAGCATCGTCCGCCCGGCGCAGTGA
- a CDS encoding methyltransferase → MSVPVSVQASPQDRDRIAQLVCGHMATRVVGAAASLGLADLIGSEPVPASELAGALGCHPGALLRLLRAMAALELLTETEAGVFRLTGAGSLLRTDHEDSMHSFVGMTTHPAMLDAWRLLDEAVRAGSTVFDRVFGTDFFRHLGQDGQLSEQFNTAMRQSARIAARVLPSAFDFGRYGTLADIGGGNGTLLSAILAEHPRLRGILFDTPEGIAQARLPRRCERQSGDFFAAVPAGAELYLLKSILHDWDDARSASILDNIRAVIPEHGRLLVVEPVLPEVVEPGESALAYLSDLNMLVNLGGQERTGAEFARLFAGSGFELADVTPLPPARFSLIEAVPV, encoded by the coding sequence ATGTCAGTACCCGTCAGCGTGCAGGCCTCGCCCCAGGATCGCGACCGGATCGCCCAGCTGGTCTGCGGGCATATGGCGACCAGGGTCGTCGGCGCCGCGGCGAGCCTCGGCCTCGCCGACCTGATCGGCAGCGAACCGGTGCCGGCCAGCGAGCTGGCCGGGGCACTGGGCTGCCATCCGGGCGCGCTGCTGCGGCTGTTGCGCGCGATGGCCGCGCTGGAGCTGCTAACCGAGACCGAGGCGGGGGTCTTCCGGCTCACCGGAGCGGGTTCCTTGCTGCGCACCGACCACGAGGACTCGATGCACTCCTTCGTCGGTATGACAACGCACCCGGCGATGCTGGACGCCTGGCGGTTGCTGGACGAGGCGGTGCGTGCCGGAAGCACCGTGTTCGACCGGGTGTTCGGCACCGACTTCTTCCGGCACCTCGGCCAGGACGGGCAGCTGTCCGAGCAGTTCAACACCGCCATGCGGCAGAGCGCGCGGATCGCCGCGCGGGTGCTGCCATCGGCCTTCGACTTCGGGCGCTACGGCACCCTCGCCGATATCGGTGGCGGCAACGGCACGCTGCTTTCCGCGATCCTGGCCGAACACCCCCGGCTGCGCGGCATTCTCTTCGACACCCCGGAGGGCATCGCGCAGGCGCGGCTGCCGCGGCGGTGTGAGCGGCAGTCCGGTGACTTCTTTGCCGCGGTTCCCGCAGGCGCCGAGCTGTATCTGCTGAAGAGCATCCTGCACGACTGGGATGACGCGCGTAGTGCGTCCATTCTGGACAACATTCGCGCGGTCATCCCGGAGCACGGGCGGCTGCTGGTGGTGGAGCCGGTGCTGCCGGAGGTCGTCGAGCCTGGCGAGTCCGCGCTGGCCTACCTGAGCGATCTCAACATGCTGGTCAACCTTGGCGGGCAGGAGCGCACCGGCGCGGAGTTCGCAAGGTTGTTCGCCGGGTCCGGGTTCGAGCTCGCCGACGTCACCCCGCTGCCGCCCGCCAGGTTCAGCCTGATCGAAGCGGTCCCGGTGTGA
- a CDS encoding AMP-binding protein has product MQRVLPQIGDWSSLDELRDLQAKQVPQVLAWAARAPFYRARFGSGLPPLTAADLESLPLVTKQDLRDAYPFGMLAVDRAELATYHESSGTVGQSTPSYYTERDWVDLAERYARKWVGLTARDTLLVRTPYALMITGHLAQAAARLRGAMVVPADYRSLAMPYPRFIRALHNLGVTLTWSIPTEPLVWAAAARAAGLDPGTDFPSLRALFVAGEPLSAARRKRLGEIWGVPVVEEYGSTETGTLAGECAHGRMHLWADRALFEVYDPRTGRLSAEGNGQLVVTPLYREAMPLLRYNLEDDVEVSYADCPCGWQLPSVRVLGRASAGFPVGDRKVTQHGLEELVFSLPSGYGVLFWRARAEPAVLRVEIEVAEEHAAAARDELTAAITRELAVPCEVVPMPPGSLLPPEVLSKPRDIVKPRTLWGADEDWNQASLYN; this is encoded by the coding sequence ATGCAGCGCGTACTACCGCAGATCGGGGACTGGTCCAGCCTCGACGAGCTGCGCGACCTGCAGGCAAAGCAGGTCCCGCAGGTACTGGCGTGGGCCGCGCGTGCCCCCTTCTACCGGGCGCGGTTCGGCTCCGGGCTGCCGCCACTGACCGCGGCGGACCTGGAATCGCTGCCGCTGGTGACCAAACAGGACCTGCGGGACGCGTACCCGTTCGGAATGCTGGCCGTGGACCGCGCCGAGCTGGCCACCTACCACGAGTCCAGCGGTACCGTCGGGCAGTCCACCCCCTCGTACTACACCGAACGGGACTGGGTCGACCTCGCCGAGCGCTATGCCCGTAAATGGGTCGGGCTCACCGCGCGGGACACCCTGCTGGTGCGGACCCCGTACGCCCTGATGATCACCGGGCACCTCGCCCAGGCCGCGGCCCGGCTGCGGGGCGCCATGGTGGTTCCCGCGGACTACCGCTCGCTGGCGATGCCGTACCCGCGGTTCATCCGCGCGCTGCACAACCTCGGTGTCACCCTCACCTGGTCGATCCCCACCGAACCGCTGGTGTGGGCGGCCGCGGCCAGGGCGGCCGGGCTGGATCCCGGCACGGACTTCCCATCGTTGCGGGCATTGTTTGTGGCAGGGGAGCCGCTGTCGGCGGCCCGGCGCAAGCGGCTCGGCGAGATCTGGGGCGTGCCCGTGGTCGAGGAGTACGGCTCCACCGAGACCGGCACCCTGGCAGGGGAATGCGCGCACGGCCGGATGCACCTGTGGGCGGACCGGGCCCTGTTCGAGGTGTACGACCCGCGGACCGGGCGGCTGAGCGCCGAGGGTAACGGCCAGCTGGTGGTGACCCCGCTGTACCGCGAGGCGATGCCGTTGCTGCGGTACAACCTCGAGGACGACGTCGAAGTGTCCTATGCGGACTGCCCGTGTGGCTGGCAGCTGCCGTCGGTGCGGGTGCTCGGCCGGGCCTCGGCCGGTTTTCCGGTGGGCGACCGGAAGGTCACCCAGCATGGGCTGGAGGAGCTGGTGTTCAGCCTGCCAAGTGGCTACGGCGTGTTGTTCTGGCGGGCCAGGGCCGAACCCGCCGTGCTCAGGGTGGAGATCGAGGTCGCAGAGGAGCATGCGGCGGCGGCGCGCGACGAGCTCACCGCGGCGATCACCCGCGAGCTTGCGGTGCCCTGCGAGGTCGTCCCGATGCCGCCGGGAAGCCTGCTGCCACCCGAGGTGCTGAGCAAGCCACGGGACATCGTGAAGCCGCGCACCCTCTGGGGCGCGGACGAGGACTGGAACCAGGCCTCGCTCTACAACTGA
- a CDS encoding type II toxin-antitoxin system RatA family toxin, with protein MTTRTLKATARCSTAELFGRLGDDLSFPELATDVLSVSAGEDGLRNWVLAFRGGTAEWVQRNQVTPGRIEFEQVTGDFQTLRGSWSGTDTADGCEVAFEVSYRTSVPHLAGAIDSAVGRVLLRGAHQILTGIAEVEVTEGRHFLRDPNKGRGPGQ; from the coding sequence ATGACTACTCGCACGTTGAAGGCCACCGCGCGGTGCAGCACGGCCGAACTCTTCGGGCGGCTCGGCGATGACCTTTCCTTCCCCGAACTCGCCACCGATGTGCTGTCCGTCTCGGCAGGCGAGGACGGGCTGCGTAACTGGGTGCTGGCCTTCCGCGGCGGCACCGCCGAGTGGGTGCAGCGCAACCAGGTCACTCCGGGCCGGATCGAGTTCGAGCAGGTGACCGGCGACTTCCAGACGCTGCGTGGCTCATGGTCCGGCACCGACACCGCGGACGGCTGCGAGGTCGCGTTCGAGGTCAGCTACCGCACCAGCGTTCCGCATCTGGCGGGGGCGATCGACTCGGCGGTGGGCAGGGTGCTGCTGCGCGGCGCGCACCAGATCCTGACCGGTATCGCCGAGGTCGAGGTCACCGAGGGGCGGCATTTCCTGCGGGACCCGAACAAGGGAAGGGGACCGGGGCAATGA
- a CDS encoding 3-deoxy-7-phosphoheptulonate synthase, with product MHTVRTANFRVTGVDPLPTPAQLRDEIPVPLAAQQMVEATRHDITMINAGEDDRLVVVTGPCSVHDPDAALNYAERLAHLAQEVSDQLLVVMRVYVEKPRTRLGWKGLVSDPGLDGSHDVHSGLRLARSLMVRILEIGLPVGCEFLDPAVPRYLSDTVSWASIGARTVQSQVHRQFASGLSMPVGIKNSTTGSVEDAIDAIVAAGSGHVFPGIDDEGVAAVLTTSGNPDCHIVLRGSSAGPNYGAMHVAKTLDLLEAANLRRSLFIDASHGNSGKDHNRQPHVVADLAGRIGEGENGITGVMLESFLAAGRQDLRRADQLSYGQSITDACVGWGDTVHMISELADAVATRRSAPAHLSLVS from the coding sequence ATGCACACCGTCCGGACCGCGAACTTTCGCGTCACGGGGGTCGACCCGCTGCCCACGCCGGCGCAGCTCCGGGACGAGATCCCGGTCCCGCTCGCCGCGCAGCAGATGGTCGAGGCCACCCGGCACGACATCACCATGATCAACGCGGGTGAGGACGACCGGCTCGTCGTCGTCACCGGACCGTGCTCCGTGCACGACCCCGACGCCGCCCTGAACTACGCCGAGCGGCTGGCCCACCTCGCGCAGGAGGTCTCCGACCAGCTGCTGGTCGTGATGCGGGTGTACGTGGAGAAGCCGCGCACCCGGCTGGGCTGGAAGGGCCTGGTCAGCGACCCGGGGCTGGACGGCTCGCACGATGTCCACAGTGGACTGCGGCTGGCTCGCAGCCTGATGGTACGCATTCTGGAGATCGGGCTGCCGGTCGGCTGCGAGTTCCTTGACCCCGCCGTGCCAAGGTACCTCTCCGACACGGTTTCCTGGGCCTCGATCGGTGCGCGCACCGTGCAGAGCCAGGTGCACCGGCAGTTCGCCAGCGGGCTCAGCATGCCGGTGGGGATCAAGAACTCCACGACCGGCAGCGTCGAGGACGCGATCGACGCGATCGTGGCGGCCGGTTCCGGGCATGTGTTCCCCGGTATCGACGACGAGGGCGTCGCCGCGGTCCTCACCACGAGCGGTAACCCTGACTGTCACATCGTCCTGCGCGGCAGCAGCGCGGGCCCGAACTACGGAGCGATGCACGTGGCGAAAACCCTGGACCTGCTGGAAGCCGCGAACCTGCGGCGCAGCCTTTTCATCGACGCGAGCCACGGCAACAGCGGCAAGGACCACAACCGGCAGCCGCATGTGGTCGCGGACCTGGCCGGGCGCATCGGCGAGGGGGAGAACGGCATCACCGGCGTGATGCTGGAGAGCTTCCTCGCCGCGGGCAGGCAGGACCTGCGGCGCGCGGACCAACTGTCCTACGGGCAGAGCATCACCGACGCCTGTGTGGGCTGGGGTGACACCGTGCACATGATCTCCGAGCTCGCGGACGCGGTCGCGACCAGGCGGTCGGCCCCGGCACACCTGTCGCTGGTCAGCTAG
- a CDS encoding non-ribosomal peptide synthetase: MASTLPLARSLSGPRTGEPQRNTITVPEGARRQPERFAVAALAALIHRYTGQSRPVVGDRQPLVSGDTTVGELLAEVAAAPPAAEPDGHGVVLPAGAMPPVAPAALTLVLSADAEWQLCTAPAELSAEAAAQYARHLERILHALPGDQEVPLRDIALLDAAETRRALFEWNANDEAIPEPFLHELVAEYARKTPDAVAVALPGSQVTYRELDQAANQLAHRLVKLGVRPRDRVGVCFPRGSEALIAQLACFKLAVGVILMDPDFPADRLRFMLTDADATAVLTMRAHESVVDGVSKVISLDGSDWRTEPTTFEAEPVTADDIIHIGYTSGSTGTPKGVLARYGSCRNLIHSMRALCELTGESNGTWLAAPGYGMIQVECFPVLAAGATVHIPEISVVASPQRLQEWLLANRIDSTLLMKPMAERLWGLDWPADTPLRNIRVCGERIQSWPPSGLPFRLINLYGSTEATTVAGCDITSLGAELGERGRALRLPPIGRPIANVKTYVLDDSLRPVPPGVVGELCVSGDGLSAGYLNRAELTEQRWIANPIDPGRSPVLYRTGDMARYWPDGSIELIGRTDNQIKVRGNTVHLGEIEVVLTGQPGVRQAAVLAHPDSYGDTQLVAYLEPSPGLVPAVPDIRRAVQQRLPSFMVPGSYVVGVFPTSTNGKIDRAALPEPPRSRPEVDTPYQEPRTDIERTLRDLWQSELEVDGVGILDNFFELGGDSLRAARLTEELRDRYSIELELGDLFDEPSVERMAALVQQALAA; the protein is encoded by the coding sequence GTGGCTAGCACACTTCCACTCGCCCGGTCGCTCTCCGGACCGCGGACCGGCGAGCCACAGCGAAACACCATTACCGTCCCGGAAGGGGCCCGGCGGCAGCCCGAGCGGTTCGCGGTGGCCGCACTGGCGGCACTGATCCACCGCTACACCGGGCAGTCCCGGCCGGTCGTCGGCGACCGCCAGCCGCTGGTGTCCGGGGACACCACGGTGGGCGAACTGCTGGCGGAGGTCGCCGCGGCTCCGCCAGCGGCGGAACCGGACGGCCACGGGGTTGTACTCCCGGCCGGGGCGATGCCCCCGGTGGCTCCGGCGGCGCTGACCCTCGTGCTTTCCGCGGATGCGGAGTGGCAGCTGTGCACGGCACCGGCGGAGCTGTCCGCCGAGGCCGCAGCCCAGTACGCCCGGCACCTCGAGCGGATCCTGCACGCGCTGCCAGGGGACCAGGAGGTGCCGCTGCGCGATATCGCCCTGCTGGACGCCGCGGAGACCCGGCGGGCCCTGTTCGAGTGGAACGCCAACGACGAGGCCATCCCGGAGCCGTTCCTGCACGAGCTGGTCGCGGAGTACGCCCGCAAAACCCCGGACGCGGTCGCGGTGGCCCTGCCCGGCTCCCAGGTGACCTACCGGGAGCTGGACCAGGCGGCCAACCAGTTGGCGCACCGGCTGGTGAAACTCGGGGTGCGCCCCCGGGACCGGGTCGGTGTCTGCTTCCCGCGCGGGTCCGAGGCCCTGATCGCGCAGCTGGCCTGTTTCAAACTGGCGGTCGGCGTGATCCTGATGGACCCGGACTTCCCAGCCGACCGGCTGCGGTTCATGCTCACCGACGCCGATGCGACCGCCGTGCTCACCATGCGAGCACATGAGTCCGTTGTGGACGGCGTGAGCAAGGTGATCTCCCTTGACGGCAGCGACTGGCGCACCGAGCCGACGACCTTCGAAGCCGAACCGGTGACCGCCGACGACATCATCCACATCGGCTACACCTCCGGGTCGACCGGTACGCCCAAGGGGGTGCTGGCGCGCTACGGCTCCTGCCGCAACCTGATCCACAGTATGCGGGCCCTGTGCGAGCTGACCGGCGAGTCCAACGGAACCTGGTTGGCCGCCCCCGGTTACGGGATGATCCAGGTCGAGTGCTTCCCGGTGCTCGCGGCGGGCGCCACGGTGCACATCCCGGAGATCTCCGTGGTCGCCTCGCCGCAGCGGTTGCAGGAGTGGCTGCTTGCCAACCGGATCGACAGCACCCTGTTGATGAAGCCGATGGCGGAGCGACTGTGGGGGCTGGACTGGCCTGCGGACACCCCGTTGCGCAACATCCGGGTGTGCGGGGAGCGGATCCAGTCCTGGCCGCCGTCCGGGCTGCCGTTCCGGCTGATCAACCTGTACGGCTCCACGGAGGCCACCACGGTGGCGGGCTGCGATATCACCTCGCTCGGTGCCGAACTCGGGGAGCGGGGGCGGGCCCTGCGGCTGCCCCCGATCGGCAGGCCGATCGCGAACGTCAAGACCTATGTGCTGGACGACTCCCTGCGGCCGGTGCCACCCGGCGTCGTCGGCGAACTGTGCGTATCCGGGGACGGGCTTTCGGCCGGGTATCTGAACCGGGCTGAGCTGACCGAGCAGCGCTGGATCGCCAACCCGATCGACCCCGGCCGCAGCCCGGTGCTGTACCGCACCGGCGATATGGCGCGGTACTGGCCGGACGGCAGCATCGAGCTCATCGGGCGCACCGACAACCAGATCAAGGTGCGCGGCAACACCGTGCACCTCGGCGAGATCGAGGTCGTGCTGACCGGGCAGCCCGGCGTCCGGCAGGCCGCAGTGCTGGCGCATCCGGACAGCTACGGGGACACCCAGCTGGTGGCCTACCTGGAGCCGAGCCCCGGGCTGGTGCCCGCGGTACCGGACATCCGGCGCGCGGTGCAGCAGCGGCTGCCCTCCTTCATGGTGCCCGGTTCCTATGTGGTCGGCGTGTTCCCGACCTCGACCAACGGCAAGATCGACCGCGCCGCACTGCCCGAACCACCGCGCTCGCGCCCGGAGGTCGACACCCCGTACCAGGAGCCGCGCACCGACATCGAGCGAACCCTGCGCGACCTGTGGCAGTCCGAGCTCGAGGTGGACGGCGTCGGCATCCTGGACAACTTCTTCGAGCTGGGCGGCGACTCGTTGCGCGCGGCCAGGCTGACGGAGGAACTGCGGGATCGCTATTCCATCGAGCTCGAACTCGGGGACCTGTTCGACGAGCCGAGCGTGGAACGGATGGCGGCGCTGGTGCAGCAAGCGCTTGCCGCGTGA
- a CDS encoding ketoacyl-ACP synthase III family protein, whose amino-acid sequence MRFEDVWIAGTGGTYGELVPIEQAVADGAYERIAADSTGMVTVSQSAEAPPEMAVTAGRQALKEAAELGIEVGPDAQVLHGCASFQGIDMWSAASWIGGELLGTQLGCLPTTVQAWSNGSLASLAVAANTLTAQPGVPAALLTVADRFAPPTDRYYASPGMVFGDGGAAAVVTRGGGRLRLLSCVSETDTVLGGLSKGEEKFRSAPSGEPPDARRRTREFLARGEVSLRDVQQRSAERTRSVVARALAEAGLSTEEVDWFVPPFVGRMLYREAFVRPSGVTPRNTLLDLGLSIGHLGAGDGLFALNHLISADLLEPGATVLLIGTGMGFTFSAAVLAASRG is encoded by the coding sequence ATGAGGTTCGAGGACGTCTGGATCGCCGGAACCGGCGGTACGTATGGCGAGCTGGTGCCGATCGAGCAGGCCGTCGCCGACGGCGCCTACGAGCGCATCGCGGCGGACAGCACGGGCATGGTGACCGTCTCCCAGTCAGCGGAGGCCCCGCCGGAGATGGCGGTGACCGCGGGCAGGCAGGCGCTCAAGGAGGCCGCCGAGCTCGGGATCGAGGTCGGGCCGGATGCCCAGGTGCTGCACGGCTGCGCCAGCTTCCAGGGAATCGACATGTGGTCCGCCGCCTCCTGGATCGGCGGTGAGCTGCTGGGCACCCAGCTCGGCTGCCTGCCGACCACCGTGCAGGCCTGGTCGAATGGTTCCCTTGCCTCGCTGGCGGTGGCCGCGAACACGCTCACCGCCCAGCCCGGGGTGCCGGCCGCGTTGCTCACGGTTGCCGACCGCTTCGCCCCGCCAACGGACCGGTACTACGCCTCGCCCGGCATGGTCTTCGGAGACGGGGGAGCGGCCGCGGTGGTCACCCGTGGCGGGGGCAGGCTGCGCCTGCTCTCCTGCGTGTCCGAGACCGACACCGTCCTCGGTGGACTGTCCAAGGGTGAGGAGAAGTTCCGGTCGGCTCCTTCGGGTGAGCCGCCGGACGCCCGGCGCCGCACCAGGGAGTTCCTCGCCAGGGGTGAGGTTTCGCTGCGAGACGTGCAGCAGCGCAGCGCCGAACGTACGCGTAGCGTGGTCGCCCGTGCGCTGGCCGAGGCCGGGCTGTCCACCGAGGAGGTCGACTGGTTCGTGCCCCCGTTCGTCGGGCGGATGCTGTACCGGGAGGCCTTCGTCCGGCCGTCCGGAGTCACCCCGCGCAACACACTGCTGGACCTGGGGCTCAGCATCGGCCACCTCGGCGCGGGCGACGGGCTCTTCGCGCTGAACCACCTGATCTCCGCCGACCTGCTCGAACCGGGAGCCACGGTGCTCCTGATCGGCACCGGTATGGGCTTCACCTTCTCCGCGGCGGTGCTCGCGGCGTCGCGCGGCTGA
- a CDS encoding arylamine N-acetyltransferase family protein yields the protein MQTLITAEVRPVLDHAEVDSYLRRIGAERPVAADAGSLRELHRRHLVTVPYNNLAIHLDQDVRLDQRWLFEWIVPGNRGGMCYELNGAFAALLAGLGYRVELLAARVFLGRRRLALPYSHVALRVEAADGSRWLADVGFGKHSHYPLALDDRGEQAEPGGRFRLAEAGDGDLDVLRAGVPIYRLDQRARELGEFAGTYWWTRTAPDSPYVRAPLCSRLTADGGRVTLSGRVLTVTDARGGRAKRELTDADVLDTYRTLFGLPVDRLPNKTDARMPAWF from the coding sequence ATGCAGACCCTGATCACGGCCGAGGTGCGCCCCGTCCTTGACCACGCCGAGGTGGACTCCTACCTGCGCCGGATCGGTGCCGAGCGGCCGGTGGCCGCGGATGCCGGCTCGCTGCGCGAACTGCATCGGCGGCATCTGGTCACGGTGCCGTACAACAACCTCGCCATCCACCTCGACCAGGACGTGCGGCTCGACCAGCGCTGGCTGTTCGAGTGGATCGTGCCGGGGAACCGGGGCGGGATGTGCTACGAGCTGAACGGGGCCTTCGCCGCGCTGCTGGCGGGCCTTGGTTACCGGGTGGAACTGCTGGCCGCGCGGGTGTTCCTCGGCAGGCGGCGGCTGGCGTTGCCGTACAGCCATGTGGCGCTGCGGGTCGAGGCCGCGGACGGCTCGCGCTGGCTGGCCGATGTCGGCTTCGGCAAGCACAGCCACTACCCGCTGGCCCTGGACGACCGGGGTGAGCAGGCCGAACCCGGCGGCCGGTTCCGGCTGGCCGAGGCAGGGGACGGCGACCTGGACGTACTGCGTGCCGGTGTGCCGATTTACCGGCTCGACCAGCGGGCCCGGGAGCTCGGGGAGTTCGCAGGGACCTACTGGTGGACCCGCACGGCACCGGACTCGCCGTACGTGCGGGCGCCGCTGTGTTCCCGGCTCACCGCGGACGGCGGGCGGGTCACGCTGAGCGGGCGGGTGCTGACCGTCACCGACGCGCGGGGTGGCCGGGCCAAGCGCGAGCTCACCGATGCCGATGTGCTGGACACCTACCGCACGCTGTTCGGACTGCCGGTGGACCGGTTGCCGAACAAAACGGACGCGCGGATGCCGGCCTGGTTCTGA